A window from Chiloscyllium punctatum isolate Juve2018m chromosome 3, sChiPun1.3, whole genome shotgun sequence encodes these proteins:
- the exoc8 gene encoding exocyst complex component 8, which produces MAADVASRLRRQLEAPRFEPAQYVKQLSQQSDGDRDLQEHRHKIQSLADETAQNLKKNVYKNYRQFIETAREISYLESEMYQLSHILTEQKGIMDGLTQMLLTADREREQQQGSRQLQPTGGGTSASSLGSSSSSAAAAAATTSSSSEAFLILPREAEEHKQRTLTTLLEKVEGCQDILQTPGRYLVYNGDLLECDAESAAQIQRVHAFLMNDCLLVAAWLPSRRGAVRYRYDALYPLDSFAVVNVKDNGPMRDMFKILRFPDTRVFQAENAKVKKEWLEILDQTKKNKALTERLEVEKEEAKARLMVAEEEKQPRPLSPKTNPFEDESDPAMELVDLSLEWIQELPEDLDVCIAQRDFEGAVDLLDKLTEYLSGATSQPGVRQLRSRVDQRVRRLTDVLMYELSPGRSLRGGPRATRRAVSQLIRLGQSTKACELFLKNRAAAVQTAIRQLRIEGATLLYIHKLCNIFFTGLLDTAKEFEMDFAGDSGCYSAFVVWSRSATRLFVDAFSKQVFDSKESLSTTAECVEVAKEHCSKLSEIGLDLTFTLQALLVKDIKAALHSYKGIIMEATKHRNSEEMWRRMNLMTPEALAKLKEEMKASGITNFDQYTGDDCWVNLSYTIVAFTKQLMAFLEEGLKLYFPELHMVLLESLREIILVAVQHVDYSLRCEQDPEKKVFIRENVSFLYETVLPVVEKRFEEGVGTPAKQLQELRNGSRIIRVNPESTNSFV; this is translated from the coding sequence ATGGCGGCGGACGTGGCCTCCCGGCTCCGGCGGCAGCTGGAAGCCCCCCGCTTCGAGCCGGCCCAGTACGTGAAGCAGCTGTCGCAGCAGTCCGACGGTGACCGCGACCTGCAGGAGCACCGACACAAGATCCAGAGCCTGGCCGACGAGACGGCGCAGAACCTGAAGAAGAACGTCTACAAGAACTACCGGCAGTTCATCGAGACGGCCCGGGAGATCTCCTACCTGGAGAGTGAGATGTACCAGCTCAGTCACATCCTCACCGAGCAGAAGGGGATCATGGATGGCCTCACCCAGATGCTGTTAACCGCTGACCGGGAGCGGGAGCAGCAGCAGGGGTCCCGCCAGCTGCAGCCCACCGGGGGCGGGACCTCGGCGTCCTCCCTCGGCTCCTCCAGCAGCagcgccgccgccgccgccgccaccacctcctcctcctccgagGCCTTCCTCATCCTGCCCCGGGAGGCCGAGGAGCACAAGCAGCGCACCCTCACCACCCtgctggagaaggtggagggctGCCAGGACATCCTGCAGACCCCGGGCCGCTACCTGGTCTACAACGGCGACCTGCTCGAATGCGACGCGGAGAGCGCCGCTCAGATCCAGAGGGTGCACGCCTTCCTCATGAACGACTGTCTGCTGGTGGCCGCCTGGCTGCCCAGCCGCCGTGGGGCCGTTCGCTACCGCTACGACGCCCTGTATCCACTGGATAGCTTCGCGGTGGTTAACGTCAAGGACAACGGGCCCATGCGGGACATGTTCAAGATCCTCAGGTTCCCCGACACGCGAGTCTTCCAGGCCGAGAACGCCAAGGTCAAGAAGGAGTGGCTGGAGATCCTGGACCAAACCAAGAAGAACAAGGCCCTGACTGAGCGCCTGGAGGTAGAGAAAGAGGAAGCCAAGGCCCGGTTGATGGTGGCCGAGGAAGAGAAGCAACCAAGGCCTCTGTCACCAAAAACTAACCCGTTTGAGGATGAGTCTGATCCAGCCATGGAGTTGGTGGACCTGAGCCTGGAATGGATTCAAGAGCTGCCTGAGGACCTGGACGTCTGTATTGCTCAGCGGGACTTTGAAGGGGCTGTTGACCTGCTGGACAAATTGACTGAGTACCTGAGTGGAGCAACTAGCCAGCCTGGGGTGCGCCAGCTGAGGAGTCGCGTAGATCAGAGGGTCCGCCGCCTGACTGACGTGCTGATGTATGAGTTGTCTCCTGGCCGCTCGCTTCGAGGTGGTCCACGGGCAACCCGCCGTGCTGTTTCTCAATTGATCCGGCTGGGTCAGTCCACCAAAGCCTGTGAACTCTTCCTGAAGAACCGGGCAGCTGCTGTGCAGACAGCAATCCGGCAGCTGCGCATTGAGGGTGCCACCCTGCTGTATATCCACAAACTCTGCAACATCTTCTTTACTGGCCTGCTGGACACAGCCAAGGAGTTTGAGATGGACTTTGCTGGTGACAGTGGCTGTTACTCAGCCTTTGTGGTGTGGTCGCGCTCAGCCACTCGGCTGTTTGTGGACGCCTTCAGCAAGCAGGTATTTGACAGCAAGGAGAGCCTGTCGACCACGGCCGAGTGTGTGGAAGTGGCCaaagaacactgcagcaagctAAGTGAGATCGGTCTGGACCTCACCTTCACTCTTCAGGCGCTGCTGGTCAAAGATATCAAGGCAGCCCTACACagctacaagggcattatcatgGAGGCCACCAAGCACAGGAATTCAGAAGAGATGTGGCGAAGAATGAACTTGATGACACCTGAAGCCTTGGCAAAATTGAAGGAGGAGATGAAAGCCAGTGGCATCACCAATTTTGATCAGTACACTGGTGACGACTGCTGGGTCAATCTCAGCTACACCATTGTGGCCTTCACAAAGCAACTGATGGCCTTCTTGGAGGAAGGGCTGAAGCTGTACTTCCCTGAGCTGCACATGGTCCTTTTGGAAAGCTTGCGCGAGATCATCCTGGTGGCTGTGCAACATGTCGACTACAGCCTGCGCTGTGAGCAGGACCCAGAAAAGAAAGTCTTCATTCGCGAGAATGTTTCATTCCTGTATGAGACTGTGCTCCCTGTGGTGGAGAAACGTTTTGAAGAAGGAGTTGGAACACCAGCCAAGCAGCTCCAGGAGCTCCGCAATGGATCTCGAATCATTCGTGTCAATCCAGAAAGCACTAATTCATTTGTGTAA